The Chitinivibrionales bacterium genome has a segment encoding these proteins:
- the argH gene encoding argininosuccinate lyase, giving the protein MKMWDGRFSKKTDMLMELFNNSLAFDKILIEEDIAVNRAWAGALHKKGILTSAELKKILSALNGILRDHKNGKIRFTEGDEDIHMAIERILSEKIGAAGGKIHTGRSRNDQVATDLRLYVKKSLSEIIDEIIVLQKVVCARAESDLDVIMPGYTHLQQAQPVVMSHYWLSLFWSLQREKSRGEHALAMADIMPLGSGALAGSGFAVDRKFLAKELGFAEISDNSMDGVASRDFVLETLSVIASLGILLSRYAEDLIIWSSKEFGYIELDDSWSTGSSMMPQKKNPDSLELLRGKAGRLLGNYTSFAATLKGLGLTYYKDLQEDKEPLFDSIGQITIMLLVFSRVVTTLHVKKEQIRDNLDPLLLATDIADYLTKKEVPFREAHRIVGALVSHCIKNKIMISELSLEELKKFSPQFNKDITGQLNWDKALALRNIPGGTGLRSVKRQITKARKLLNLPQ; this is encoded by the coding sequence ATGAAAATGTGGGACGGCCGGTTTTCCAAAAAAACCGACATGTTGATGGAACTGTTCAATAATTCACTTGCCTTTGACAAGATTCTTATCGAAGAAGATATTGCGGTCAACCGTGCCTGGGCCGGAGCCCTCCATAAAAAGGGCATACTTACGTCGGCCGAATTAAAAAAGATCCTCTCTGCACTCAACGGTATTCTCCGGGACCATAAAAATGGAAAAATCAGGTTTACCGAGGGCGACGAAGACATCCATATGGCAATCGAGCGGATTCTCAGTGAAAAAATCGGAGCTGCAGGGGGAAAGATTCATACCGGCCGGTCACGCAACGATCAGGTGGCCACCGACCTGCGTTTATATGTAAAAAAATCCCTTAGTGAAATCATCGATGAAATCATTGTTTTGCAAAAGGTCGTCTGCGCCCGGGCAGAGAGCGATCTTGATGTTATCATGCCCGGCTATACTCATCTGCAGCAGGCGCAGCCGGTGGTTATGTCCCATTACTGGCTCTCCCTTTTCTGGAGTCTTCAGAGGGAAAAAAGCAGGGGCGAACATGCTCTGGCTATGGCAGATATCATGCCTTTAGGGTCGGGCGCGCTGGCTGGAAGCGGTTTTGCGGTCGACCGAAAGTTTCTGGCTAAAGAACTCGGTTTTGCCGAAATATCCGACAACAGCATGGATGGCGTTGCATCACGCGATTTTGTTCTCGAAACACTCTCTGTCATAGCATCTTTGGGCATTCTCCTGAGCCGGTATGCCGAAGACCTGATTATCTGGTCCTCAAAGGAATTCGGGTATATCGAGCTTGATGATTCCTGGTCGACCGGCTCGAGCATGATGCCCCAGAAAAAAAATCCCGACTCTCTCGAACTGCTCCGCGGAAAAGCCGGACGGCTCCTGGGCAATTATACCTCCTTTGCCGCAACACTCAAAGGGCTTGGTCTTACCTATTATAAAGATTTGCAGGAAGATAAAGAGCCGCTATTCGACAGCATTGGTCAGATTACGATCATGCTGTTGGTCTTTTCACGGGTCGTTACTACATTGCACGTCAAAAAGGAGCAGATTCGCGACAATCTCGATCCCTTGCTTCTTGCTACCGATATTGCCGATTATCTTACCAAAAAAGAGGTCCCCTTCAGAGAGGCACACCGGATTGTTGGCGCCCTGGTATCCCATTGCATTAAAAACAAGATTATGATCAGCGAGCTTTCTCTGGAGGAACTGAAAAAATTCTCCCCTCAGTTTAACAAGGATATCACCGGGCAACTCAACTGGGATAAGGCGCTCGCTCTGAGAAATATTCCAGGAGGAACCGGCCTTAGAAGTGTGAAACGGCAGATCACCAAAGCCCGTAAACTGCTGAACCTCCCGCAATAG
- the recJ gene encoding single-stranded-DNA-specific exonuclease RecJ produces MKFTPAIEKITLKQLDSLEVDHLARELSVPSPIASILCSRGLKSAEACHHFFNPVLGQMHDPFIFGEMRKAVDRIQKALYNKEKIAVYGDYDVDGVTSTAMMVRLLRKFGADCMYYLPNRLIDGYGFSKTGIEQIAAEGAKLIISVDCGINACDEISLANSLGIDVVVTDHHEPKEVSPDAVARINPKMPGCAYPDKNLAGVGVALKLCQALVRSSSLSDDLWVEYLDLAALGTAADIVPLTGENRIITKFGFEQLSKSKNLGLRTLIKQRGLEGEAISTSQAVFALAPCINAAGRLGDPRRGVELMLTEDRPQARLYAKKLIETNSERQSLDSRVEAEAVAWVQESCDPENDFGIVAGNERWHCGVIGIVASKIVEKFHRPTILFSIGEDGLARGSGRSISGFHLMEALTRCGGFLEGFGGHKAAAGMVIKKENIGKFRQAFNEEVKKMLAGRDLVPVVNADAEIYLSDINPNFMEHIKKMEPYGPGNMRPVLYCRNLTNRYAPRIVGRGHLKMLVSDGRAAMDAIGFNFGDRLDAVTNAGAFSLAFTLDENFWNGRKNLQMKLKGVTT; encoded by the coding sequence ATGAAATTTACACCGGCGATCGAAAAGATTACTCTTAAGCAGCTCGATTCACTGGAAGTAGATCATCTGGCACGGGAGCTTTCGGTTCCCAGTCCCATAGCATCAATACTCTGTTCGAGAGGGCTTAAAAGCGCCGAGGCATGTCATCACTTTTTCAATCCTGTTCTTGGGCAGATGCATGATCCTTTTATTTTCGGTGAGATGCGCAAGGCGGTCGACCGTATCCAGAAGGCTCTTTACAATAAAGAGAAAATCGCGGTCTATGGTGATTATGATGTTGATGGTGTTACCTCGACGGCCATGATGGTTCGGCTCCTCCGGAAATTTGGAGCCGACTGCATGTATTATCTTCCCAACCGGCTTATCGACGGGTACGGATTTTCTAAAACCGGAATCGAGCAGATTGCGGCGGAAGGAGCGAAATTGATCATTTCCGTCGACTGCGGTATCAATGCATGCGATGAAATATCCCTGGCGAATTCGCTGGGTATCGATGTTGTTGTCACCGACCATCATGAGCCAAAAGAGGTTTCTCCCGATGCTGTTGCCCGTATTAATCCAAAAATGCCGGGATGCGCCTATCCTGACAAAAATCTTGCGGGCGTGGGTGTTGCGCTCAAGCTGTGCCAGGCGCTTGTGCGTTCCAGCTCTCTTTCCGATGATCTGTGGGTGGAGTACCTGGATCTGGCGGCACTGGGAACCGCCGCCGATATTGTGCCTTTGACAGGAGAGAACAGGATAATCACCAAATTCGGTTTTGAACAGCTTTCAAAATCAAAAAATCTGGGACTGCGGACCCTGATCAAGCAGCGTGGGCTGGAGGGTGAAGCAATTTCGACTTCTCAGGCGGTGTTTGCACTTGCTCCGTGTATTAATGCTGCCGGGCGGCTTGGAGATCCGCGGCGGGGAGTCGAACTCATGCTTACCGAAGACCGTCCTCAAGCGCGACTCTATGCAAAGAAACTCATTGAAACCAATTCGGAACGTCAGTCACTCGACAGCCGGGTTGAAGCAGAAGCCGTGGCCTGGGTACAGGAATCCTGTGATCCGGAGAATGATTTTGGTATTGTTGCGGGTAATGAACGGTGGCATTGCGGAGTGATCGGTATTGTCGCTTCGAAGATTGTAGAAAAATTTCACCGTCCCACCATCCTTTTCTCGATTGGTGAAGACGGTCTGGCGCGGGGATCGGGAAGAAGCATCAGTGGATTTCATCTCATGGAAGCCCTGACGCGGTGCGGCGGATTCCTTGAAGGATTCGGCGGGCATAAGGCTGCTGCAGGAATGGTAATAAAAAAGGAGAATATCGGAAAATTCAGGCAGGCATTCAATGAAGAAGTAAAGAAGATGCTCGCCGGCAGGGATCTTGTTCCTGTTGTCAATGCGGATGCCGAAATATACTTGTCCGATATCAATCCGAATTTTATGGAGCATATCAAAAAGATGGAGCCCTATGGTCCGGGTAATATGCGTCCGGTGCTCTATTGCAGGAATCTGACGAATCGCTATGCTCCCCGCATTGTAGGACGGGGCCATCTGAAAATGCTTGTCAGTGACGGCCGGGCTGCTATGGATGCTATCGGATTTAATTTCGGCGATCGCCTGGATGCTGTCACCAATGCCGGAGCTTTTTCACTGGCCTTTACTCTGGATGAAAATTTCTGGAACGGCCGAAAAAATCTTCAAATGAAACTCAAGGGAGTGACAACATGA
- the metG gene encoding methionine--tRNA ligase: protein MKSRNNGSENTAKKTMLVTQALPYANGDIHLGHLVEAVQSDIYVRFQKLCGNRAVFVCADDTHGTPIELSALKRGIAPEALIAEAWENHVRDYAAFSIGFDIFHSTNSDENKKYSEYIYKKMREKELIVEKELTQFYCEHDKRFLPDRFVIGACPKCGAANQYGDVCEVCNSTYDPVDLVEPRCYICDSTPIRKTSRHLFVRLGEYEDFLRDYINTTSVLGEDMKNFVNHWIEEGLREWCISRDGPYFGFKIPDTENKYFYVWLDAPIGYIASTEKWCKDNGEKTETFWDKKSGTDVIHFIGKDIVYFHALFWPVMLHSAEFNLPKKIFVHGFLTVEGEKMSKTRGTFVLARDFAQKLEHPQATGYLRLFYASKLSSHAGDIDLSSEEFCNKANTTLVNNIGNLHHRTFIFCDRYFDSSIPDAEWDESIAAEVEKAAKEIKASYEAVEYKAVIEKVHALGNRGNKYYQDTKPWELIKTDRESAARVMVTCANLIKALAVFLKPVVPDIVAKIEQQFGFDFSWSDYAFSLRNTGLNKTEKLAVPIDVSLLKDLFSVGETAGAVSPKLETKPEIDIETFGKVDLRAGIIKTAERIKKSRKLIKLQVQIGSELRQVVAGIGEKYTPESLPGKQVVVVANLKPAKLMGVESRGMLLAASEEESLILVSPESPITSGARVS from the coding sequence ATGAAGTCCCGGAATAACGGCTCAGAAAATACCGCAAAGAAGACCATGCTTGTCACCCAGGCTCTTCCCTACGCAAACGGTGATATTCACCTGGGGCATCTGGTGGAAGCGGTGCAGAGCGATATCTATGTACGTTTCCAGAAATTATGTGGAAACCGGGCTGTTTTTGTGTGCGCCGATGATACTCACGGCACTCCTATCGAATTGTCGGCCCTCAAAAGAGGAATTGCCCCCGAAGCGCTGATTGCGGAGGCATGGGAAAATCATGTGAGAGATTATGCGGCCTTTTCGATCGGCTTTGACATTTTTCATTCGACCAATTCGGATGAGAACAAAAAGTATTCGGAATATATCTACAAAAAGATGAGAGAAAAAGAGCTCATCGTCGAGAAAGAGCTTACTCAATTCTACTGCGAACATGATAAACGATTTCTTCCCGACCGGTTTGTTATCGGCGCCTGTCCGAAATGCGGCGCCGCAAACCAGTACGGGGATGTCTGTGAAGTCTGTAATTCGACCTATGATCCGGTAGATCTTGTTGAGCCTCGCTGTTATATTTGTGACAGTACTCCGATTCGCAAGACTTCAAGACATCTGTTTGTACGCCTGGGTGAATATGAAGACTTTCTTCGAGACTATATCAATACAACGTCGGTTCTTGGCGAAGACATGAAAAATTTCGTTAACCACTGGATTGAAGAGGGGTTGCGGGAATGGTGTATCTCCCGTGATGGACCATATTTCGGCTTTAAAATCCCGGATACCGAGAATAAATATTTTTATGTCTGGCTCGATGCGCCTATCGGGTATATTGCATCAACCGAAAAGTGGTGTAAGGATAACGGCGAAAAGACCGAGACATTCTGGGACAAGAAGAGCGGTACGGATGTGATTCACTTTATCGGCAAGGATATTGTCTATTTTCATGCGCTTTTCTGGCCGGTCATGCTCCACAGTGCAGAATTCAATCTGCCGAAGAAAATATTTGTACACGGTTTTCTCACTGTCGAAGGTGAAAAGATGTCAAAAACTCGGGGGACTTTTGTTCTGGCCCGCGACTTTGCCCAGAAACTGGAGCACCCCCAGGCAACCGGCTATCTTCGCCTCTTTTATGCCTCGAAACTCTCGAGTCATGCCGGAGATATCGACTTGAGCAGTGAGGAATTCTGTAATAAAGCAAATACCACCCTGGTTAACAATATCGGAAACCTTCATCACCGGACATTCATATTCTGCGACCGGTATTTCGATTCATCGATACCCGATGCTGAGTGGGACGAATCGATTGCCGCCGAAGTCGAAAAGGCTGCAAAAGAGATCAAGGCGTCCTATGAAGCTGTCGAGTATAAAGCGGTGATTGAAAAGGTCCATGCCCTTGGCAATCGGGGAAACAAGTATTATCAGGACACGAAGCCCTGGGAGTTGATAAAAACCGACCGGGAGAGTGCCGCCCGGGTAATGGTTACCTGTGCAAATCTGATCAAAGCGCTTGCGGTTTTTCTCAAGCCCGTGGTTCCCGATATTGTCGCAAAGATCGAACAACAGTTCGGGTTTGATTTTTCCTGGTCGGATTATGCTTTTTCTCTGCGGAACACCGGTTTGAACAAAACCGAGAAACTGGCAGTTCCTATTGATGTTTCACTTCTTAAAGATCTTTTCAGTGTGGGTGAAACGGCAGGTGCCGTATCCCCGAAACTTGAAACAAAGCCGGAGATCGATATCGAAACCTTTGGAAAAGTGGACCTGCGGGCCGGTATAATAAAAACCGCCGAACGGATAAAAAAATCCCGCAAGCTGATTAAACTGCAGGTACAAATCGGTTCTGAGCTGCGGCAGGTGGTTGCCGGTATCGGAGAAAAGTACACCCCCGAATCCCTGCCTGGAAAACAGGTGGTTGTGGTAGCAAATCTTAAACCTGCGAAACTGATGGGAGTCGAATCGAGGGGAATGCTCCTTGCAGCCTCGGAAGAAGAATCATTAATACTGGTAAGCCCCGAATCACCCATAACCTCGGGAGCGCGGGTTTCATAA
- a CDS encoding peptidoglycan DD-metalloendopeptidase family protein encodes MEISLLRFSHRGPVRLDWKQKRGSQVFVIVLLILFPFLTPAVAQKGKGRVLKEYDTKIQSNRSQLDSIKTLIAKGRSKLRELEKKEGTSLSQLKQLESNIVAAEKYVDILTSQINSLSLRVDELSDSLAMEKKSLVYRQNKMKKRLENMYKMGNAGLLQIIMTSSSMSDMLHRVRYFQELSRYDQVLFHQIDSTKGVIEEHRDTLETRLAELSAAKEEKTHEQKLLMSERKSQQNMLQEIRSQREEYMAMVQELEAAQEKLAAIMKSLIGQRKEAESELQQGRQIAFEKRKGELPWPVIGDIVRGYGKIVHPVYKTVTTNTGVDIRADEGSAVRCVAPGKVAVIHWIRGLGKLIVIDHGGGYSTIYARMGTISVTQGQNVDFAAVLGTVGKGGHVGESRLHFEIRNLASPLDPRKWLE; translated from the coding sequence ATGGAAATATCACTACTACGTTTTTCCCATAGGGGTCCTGTTCGGTTGGATTGGAAGCAGAAACGCGGTTCGCAAGTTTTTGTCATAGTACTTCTTATTCTGTTTCCCTTCCTTACGCCAGCTGTGGCGCAGAAAGGAAAGGGGCGCGTTCTCAAGGAGTATGATACTAAAATACAAAGCAACCGCTCTCAACTCGATTCGATAAAAACCTTGATTGCAAAGGGACGTTCCAAACTTCGAGAACTGGAGAAAAAGGAAGGCACCTCTCTTTCTCAGCTCAAGCAGCTTGAATCAAATATTGTCGCTGCAGAGAAGTATGTCGATATTTTGACCAGTCAGATTAATTCACTATCTTTGCGGGTTGATGAGCTTTCCGATTCGTTGGCCATGGAAAAGAAAAGCCTGGTTTACCGTCAGAATAAAATGAAAAAACGGCTGGAAAATATGTACAAAATGGGGAATGCCGGTCTGCTCCAGATAATCATGACATCATCGAGTATGTCGGATATGCTGCACCGGGTGCGGTATTTTCAGGAGCTTTCGCGATACGACCAGGTCCTTTTTCACCAGATCGACAGCACAAAAGGTGTCATAGAAGAGCACAGAGATACCCTGGAGACACGTCTGGCGGAACTATCGGCCGCAAAGGAAGAAAAGACGCATGAACAGAAGCTTTTGATGAGCGAGCGGAAGTCGCAGCAGAACATGCTGCAGGAGATTCGTTCTCAGCGGGAAGAATATATGGCAATGGTACAGGAGCTTGAAGCGGCCCAGGAAAAACTTGCTGCAATAATGAAGAGTCTAATCGGCCAACGGAAAGAGGCCGAATCGGAACTTCAACAGGGTCGTCAGATCGCCTTTGAAAAACGAAAAGGTGAACTCCCCTGGCCGGTTATAGGTGATATTGTCAGAGGTTATGGAAAAATTGTTCATCCGGTGTATAAGACCGTAACGACAAATACAGGTGTCGATATCCGTGCTGATGAAGGCAGTGCGGTACGGTGTGTAGCGCCGGGAAAAGTGGCGGTTATTCACTGGATTCGCGGACTCGGCAAGTTGATCGTAATCGATCATGGTGGAGGTTATTCGACCATCTATGCCCGAATGGGCACGATTTCTGTTACCCAGGGGCAGAATGTCGACTTTGCAGCGGTTCTGGGGACTGTGGGCAAAGGCGGCCATGTCGGCGAATCTCGCCTTCATTTCGAAATTCGAAACCTGGCTTCACCCCTCGATCCGCGTAAGTGGCTGGAGTAA